A region from the Tachysurus vachellii isolate PV-2020 chromosome 25, HZAU_Pvac_v1, whole genome shotgun sequence genome encodes:
- the LOC132840241 gene encoding GTPase IMAP family member 8, translating into MAACGSSPQYGVQFISEFRIVLLGNKGAGKTSLANTIVCRQTTSPKSTVQCTKIRGVAAGRLVTLVDSPGWWKNFLANETPEFQKQELVLSMAHCQPGPHAVLLVIRVDALYTEKNRRAAQQHLELLGKDIWKHTIVVFTYGDHLQDQMVEQHIESEGEIVLQRLVGKCGNRYHIFNIDRYSRTQVKELLEMIEDIVSGNGGACYEMDQRCLYEVKEMRRVTEEKAMKRSLMVQEQRDVHKGHKGSLSNIRIVLLGYRRSGKSSIGNNIFGRENVGLKKTSQCVKTQSEFAGKVITVLDTPGWWKTLTARDTAELDKQEILRSICLCPPGPHALLLTLRIDMPFRDEEMKSLEEHMSLLGERAWKHTILLFTYGDLLGDLTVEQYIESEEKDLKLLVAKCRNRYHVLNNKNLLDGGQVTELFKKIEEMVAENEGHYYEMHPRIYKEVRRKWSLMEKKSKMRLKVKSRKMTNSVKGAGQYLSELSLVLLGYGEAGKTSAGNTILGTTDFGFKRTSCCVKRTREIDGRLLTVIDTPGWSKRLQIEEMPKLIKQEILQSVSLIPPGPVCFLLVIRLDSSFQEEERRAVKDHMNLFGEKVWDQTLVLFTCGDWLGDRTIELYIEYEGEALKWILEKCGNRHHILSNKNQRSSNQVTELLKKIEELVAENKTCRSVGMWDLKENTENRMENMQAKERGLQRQKYL; encoded by the exons ATGGCTGCATGTGGATCAAGTCCTCAGTATG GTGTACAGTTTATCTCTGAGTTCAGAATTGTGCTGCTTGGGAATAAAGGAGCTGGAAAAACATCTCTAGCAAACACGATAGTGTGCAGACAGACCACATCCCCAAAGAGTACTGTTCAGTGTACAAAGATCCGTGGAGTAGCAGCTGGAAGACTGGTCACTCTGGTTGACAGTCCTGGCTGGTGGAAGAACTTTCTTGCGAACGAGACTCCTGAGTTTCAAAAGCAGGAGCTTGTGCTCAGTATGGCTCATTGTCAACCAGGACCCCATGCTGTTCTTCTGGTCATACGTGTGGATGCCTTAtacacagagaaaaacagaagagcAGCTCAGCAGCACCTAGAACTTCTTGGGAAGGACATCTGGAAGCACACAATAGTTGTGTTCACTTATGGTGATCATCTTCAAGACCAAATGGTTGAGCAGCACATCGAAAGCGAGGGAGAAATCGTTTTGCAAAGGCTTGTTGGAAAATGTGGGAACCGGTATCACATTTTCAACATTGATAGATACAGTCGGACTCAGGTGAAGGAGCTGCTTGAGATGATCGAGGATATTGTGTCTGGAAATGGTGGCGCCTGTTATGAAATGGATCAAAGGTGTCTGTATGAAGTCAAAGAGATGAGGAGAGTGACAGAGGAGAAAGCAATGAAGAGGAGCCTGATGGTACAGGAACAAAGAGATGTGCATAAAG GCCATAAGGGCTCCCTGTCCAACATAAGAATAGTGTTGCTAGGCTATCGGAGATCTGGAAAAAGTTCAATCGGGAATAATATCTTTGGAAGAGAGAACGTTGGCTTGAAGAAAACTTCACAATGTGTGAAAACTCAGAGTGAGTTTGCTGGAAAAGTCATCACTGTCCTAGACACACCAGGCTGGTGGAAGACTCTCACAGCAAGAGATACTGCAGAACTGGACAAGCAAGAAATATTACGCAGCATTTGTCTGTGTCCCCCAGGACCGCATGCTTTACTCTTGACTCTACGCATTGATATGCCATTcagagatgaagagatgaaaTCACTGGAGGAACATATGAGTCTTCTTGGTGAAAGAGCCTGGAAACATACAATTCTTCTTTTCACTTATGGAGATTTGCTTGGTGACCTGACTGTTGAACAATACATCGAGAGTGAAGAGAAGGATTTGAAGTTGCTTGTTGCAAAATGTAGAAACCGGTATCATGTTCTCAATAATAAGAATTTGCTTGACGGTGGTCAGGTCACAGAGCTGTTTAAAAAGATTGAGGAGATGGTGGCAGAAAACGAAGGACATTATTATGAAATGCACCCGAGGATTTATAAGGAAGTGAGGCGGAAATGGAgcttaatggaaaaaaaatccaagatgAGGCTGAAGGTGAAGAGTAGAAAGATGACAAACTCAGTGAAAG GTGCTGGACAATACTTGTCTGAGCTTAGCCTCGTTCTGCTGGGGTATGGTGAAGCCGGTAAAACATCAGCAGGTAACACCATCCTAGGCACAACAGATTTTGGATTCAAAAGAACTTCCTGTTGTGtaaagagaacaagagagataGATGGAAGACTACTCACTGTGATAGACACACCAGGATGGTCGAAACGTCTTCAAATAGAAGAAATGCCAAAACTGATCAAACAGGAGATTCTACAGAGTGTCTCCCTGATCCCTCCAGGCCCAGTCTGCTTCTTACTGGTCATCCGTCTGGACAGTTCTTTtcaagaggaagagagaagagcCGTGAAAGATCACATGAACCTTTTCGGAGAAAAGGTCTGGGACCAGACCTTAGTTCTTTTCACTTGTGGGGACTGGTTAGGGGACCGAACCATTGAGCTGTACATTGAGTATGAAGGTGAGGCACTAAAGTGGATTCTTGAAAAATGTGGGAATAGGCATCATATTCTCAGCAACAAGAACCAGAGAAGTAGTAATCAGGTCACTGAACTCCTAAAGAAGATTGAAGAACTGGTGgctgaaaacaaaacatgtcGTTCAGTGGGTATGTGGGATTTAAAGGAGAACACAGAGAATAGGATGGAGAATATGCAAGCCAAAGAGAGAGGACTACAGAGacaaaaatatctataa